One genomic region from Motacilla alba alba isolate MOTALB_02 chromosome 5, Motacilla_alba_V1.0_pri, whole genome shotgun sequence encodes:
- the RAD51 gene encoding DNA repair protein RAD51 homolog 1 — protein MAMQMQLEASADTSAEEESFGPQLISRLEQCGINANDVKKLEEAGFHTVEAVAYAPKKELLNIKGISEAKADKILAEAAKLVPMGFTTATEFHQRRSEIIQITTGSKELDKLLQGGIETGSITELFGEFRTGKTQLCHTLAVTCQLPIDRGGGEGKAMYIDTEGTFRPERLLAVAERYGLSGSDVLDNVAYARGFNTDHQTQLLYQASAMMAESRYALLIVDSATALYRTDYSGRGELSARQMHLARFLRMLLRLADEFGVAVVITNQVVAQVDGAAMFAADPKKPIGGNIIAHASTTRLYLRKGRGETRICKIYDSPCLPEAEAMFAINADGVGDAKD, from the exons ATGGCCATGCAGATGCAGCTGGAGGCCAGCGCAGACAcctcagcagaggaggagagctTCGGGCCACAGCTCATATCCAGGTTGGAG CAATGTGGCATAAATGCCAATGATGTGAAGAAGCTGGAAGAAGCTGGATTTCACACGGTGGAGGCCGTGGCTTATGCGCCAAAGAAGGAGCTGCTGAACATTAAAGGCATCAGCGAAGCCAAAGCCGACAAAATCTTG GCTGAGGCAGCCAAACTGGTTCCCATGGGCTTCACCACGGCCACAGAATTCCACCAGCGGCGGTCGGAGATCATCCAGATCACCACTGGCTCCAAAGAGCTGGATAAGCTGCTTCAAG gaGGAATAGAAACAGGGTCCATAACAGAGTTATTCGGGGAATTCCGTACTGGGAAGACGCAGCTGTGTCACACCTTGGCCGTCACCTGTCAG CTCCCCATAGAccgcggcggcggcgagggGAAAGCCATGTACATCGACACGGAGGGGACCTTCCGTCCAGAGCGGCTCCTGGCCGTGGCTGAAAG GTATGGCCTGTCTGGCAGCGATGTCCTGGACAACGTGGCCTATGCTCGGGGCTTTAACACCGACCACCAGACCCAGCTGCTGTACCAGGCCTCGGCCATGATGGCTGAGTCACG GTACGCGCTGCTGATCGTGGACAGCGCCACGGCCCTGTACCGCACGGATTACTCGGGAAGGGGGGAGCTCTCCGCCAGGCAGATGCACCTGGCCAGGTTCCTGCGGATGCTGCTGCGCCTGGCGGACGAG TTCGGCGTGGCCGTCGTCATCACGAACCAGGTGGTGGCACAGGTCGATGGAGCTGCCATGTTCGCTGCAGATCCCAAAAAGCCCATCGGAGGCAATATCATCGCTCATGCTTCCACCACCAG aCTGTACCTGCGGAAAGGCCGAGGCGAGACCAGGATCTGTAAAATCTACGACTCTCCGTGCCTGCCCGAGGCTGAAGCCATGTTTGCAATCAATGCCGACGGAGTGGGAGATGCTAAAGACTGA